The Arachis duranensis cultivar V14167 chromosome 2, aradu.V14167.gnm2.J7QH, whole genome shotgun sequence genome has a window encoding:
- the LOC107476155 gene encoding NDR1/HIN1-like protein 1 produces the protein MSVKECDHHRKRRQVIIRRICGGILIFVFLVLLVILIIWAVLRPTKPTFILQDITVYAFNATVANFLTSNFQVTLTSRNPNDHIGVYYDHLAAYISYRNQQVTYRTAIPPTYQGHKEVNVWSPFVYGTNIPIAPFNFQSLSQEENDVILVTLRVDGKVRWKVGVFVSGHYHIHVRCPAYINFGSQGNGVRIGENGAMKYMMIQRCAVSV, from the exons ATGTCGGTGAAGGAGTGCGATCACCACAGGAAGAGGAGGCAAGTAATAATAAGGAGAATATGCGGTGGAATCTTAATATTCGTGTTCTTGGTGTTGCtagtaatattaataatatggGCAGTACTAAGACCTACCAAACCGACCTTCATACTCCAGGACATAACGGTTTATGCCTTCAACGCCACCGTCGCCAACTTCTTAACCTCCAATTTTCAGGTCACCTTGACTTCTCGCAATCCTAACGATCACATCGGTGTCTACTATGACCACCTCGCCGCCTATATTAGTTACCGGAATCAGCAAGTTACTTACCGGACCGCCATACCCCCCACCTATCAG GGACATAAAGAAGTCAACGTATGGTCACCGTTTGTTTACGGAACGAATATTCCGATTGCTCCGTTCAACTTTCAGAGTCTCAGTCAAGAAGAAAATGATGTCATCCTTGTCACCCTCAGAGTTGACGGGAAGGTCCGTTGGAAGGTCGGCGTGTTCGTCTCCGGCCATTACCACATCCATGTCCGTTGCCCTGCGTACATTAATTTCGGTTCGCAAGGCAACGGCGTCAGGATTGGTGAAAACGGCGCCATGAAGTACATGATGATTCAACGTTGTGCCGTTAGCGTTTAA
- the LOC107476313 gene encoding NDR1/HIN1-like protein 10 produces the protein MAENKQSQLNGSYYGPSIPPNNNRRRRNCCCRIFNIFWKILLSIITLIVLLFIISLVIVQPRPFKFSVTQANLTQFNYTSTNTLLHYKLVLNFTSHNPNKKLGIYYDKVEGNVFYQGSRFSTIDVITWLNSFRQDSNHTDRMSGVFKGTKVLVLDQSQRSKFDQDKRDGDFDIYVKLHFDIRFRLGDFIFNNINSKATVKCGIKVPLSDSNGKVVGARFEPKKCNVDIKWV, from the coding sequence ATGGCTGAAAATAAGCAATCCCAATTGAATGGCTCATACTATGGCCCTTCAATTCCTCCAAATAATAACCGTAGAAGAAGAAATTGTTGTTGCCGCATTTTCAACATCTTTTGGAAGATTCTACTATCAATCATAACCCTAATTGTTCTTTTATTCATCATATCCCTTGTCATAGTTCAACCAAGACCCTTCAAATTCTCTGTCACACAAGCAAATCTCACACAATTCAACTACACTAGCACTAATACATTGTTACATTACAAACTTGTACTAAATTTCACTTCACATAACCCAAACAAAAAGCTTGGAATCTACTATGACAAAGTTGAGGGCAATGTGTTCTACCAAGGTTCTAGATTCTCCACAATTGATGTCATCACATGGCTGAATTCTTTCAGACAAGATTCTAACCACACGGATAGGATGAGTGGTGTGTTCAAGGGGACAAAAGTTTTGGTTCTTGATCAAAGTCAACGCTCTAAGTTTGACCAAGACAAGAGAGATGGGGATTTCGATATTTATGTGAAGTTGCATTTTGACATAAGGTTTAGGCTTggtgattttatatttaataatattaactcAAAAGCTACGGTTAAGTGTGGGATTAAGGTTCCTTTGAGTGATTCTAATGGGAAAGTGGTAGGTGCTAGATTTGAGCCCAAGAAGTGCAATGTTGATATCAAGTGGGTTTAG
- the LOC107476359 gene encoding NDR1/HIN1-like protein 3 has protein sequence MEDNNKEEAQLTTAANHRRHGHNRTTRCCWCCFSLIWYLLITIIVLVLLIILVLYILLQPRSFTFHVTQANLTTFNYLNTTTVLHYNLVLNFTVHNPNNKLSIYFDEARGHALYQETEFAAATPLTAPWFSYLLYTKERVPMSVVFSGNKLVALDDDGFEGDNQRGIFGIDVKIYFLIRFRIGDVIGNNLINKSRANCGIKVPFSYNNKKGKMMVFKPTKCEVDF, from the coding sequence ATGGAGGATAACAACAAAGAAGAAGCTCAATTGACAACCGCCGCAAACCATCGCCGCCACGGGCACAACCGCACCACAAGATGCTGTTGGTGCTGCTTCAGCCTCATATGGTACCTCCTAATCACCATCATCGTCCTCGTACTCCTCATAATCCTCGTACTCTACATCCTCCTCCAACCACGCTCCTTCACCTTCCACGTCACCCAAGCCAACCTCACCACATTCAACTACCTTAACACCACCACCGTGTTACACTACAACCTCGTACTCAACTTCACCGTCCACAACCCCAACAACAAGCTTTCCATCTACTTCGACGAAGCGCGTGGCCACGCGCTCTATCAAGAGACGGAGTTTGCCGCCGCCACGCCCTTGACGGCGCCATGGTTCTCGTACCTTCTTTACACAAAGGAAAGGGTTCCCATGAGCGTTGTCTTCTCCGGGAACAAGCTTGTGGCGCTTGATGATGATGGTTTTGAAGGGGATAATCAGAGGGGTATTTTTGGAATTGATGTgaagatttattttttgataaggTTTAGAATTGGTGATGTTATAggtaataatttgattaataaatcTAGGGCTAACTGTGGGATTAAGGTTCCTTTCAGTTATAATAATAAGAAGGGGAAAATGATGGTGTTTAAGCCTACAAAGTGTGAGGTTGATTTCTGA
- the LOC107476157 gene encoding NDR1/HIN1-like protein 3 yields MSQLNGAYYGPSIPPPQHKRHYRGDGGGSNCCCCCGIFRCCCGCIFDCIFGLICKILTTLLILLIIVAVLLYFIVRPNLVKFHVSNAVLTQFNFSSDAAATNNNTLHYNLMLNFTIRNPNKRVGIYYDYIEARGFYHDVGFGNVTMQPFFQGTKNTTVVATTLKGENEVVLGSDKGSKVEEERGSGVYGIDLKVFMKVRFKFWFMKTGKVKPKAICVLKVPLMTRSKNGTFTAEHGGAFQDTACDWGYRWLWFHH; encoded by the coding sequence aTGTCGCAACTGAACGGCGCATATTACGGCCCTTCCATACCTCCGCCGCAACACAAACGTCACTACCGTGGCGATGGCGGCGGCAGcaactgctgctgctgctgcggAATCTTCCGCTGCTGCTGCGGCTGCATTTTCGACTGCATCTTCGGCCTCATCTGCAAGATCTTAACCACACTTCTCATCCTTCTCATCATCGTAGCCGTTCTTCTCTACTTCATCGTGCGGCCAAATCTCGTCAAGTTCCACGTCAGCAACGCCGTCCTCACTCAGTTCAATTTCTCCTCCGACGCCGCCGCCACCAACAACAACACGCTCCACTACAACCTCATGCTAAACTTCACGATCCGAAACCCTAACAAGCGCGTGGGAATCTACTACGACTACATCGAGGCGCGTGGATTCTACCACGACGTTGGCTTCGGTAACGTCACTATGCAACCGTTTTTTCAGGGAACGAAGAACACGACGGTGGTTGCGACGACTCTCAAGGGTGAGAATGAGGTGGTTTTGGGATCGGATAAAGGATCCAAGGTGGAGGAAGAACGAGGATCTGGTGTTTATGGCATTGATTTGAAGGTGTTCATGAAAGTGAGGTTTAAGTTTTGGTTTATGAAAACTGGGAAGGTGAAACCCAAGGCTATTTGTGTGTTGAAGGTTCCGTTGATGACGAGATCGAAGAATGGAACTTTTACGGCGGAGCACGGCGGCGCGTTTCAAGATACCGCGTGTGACTGGGGTTACCGGTGGTTGTGGTTTCATCATTAG
- the LOC107476158 gene encoding uncharacterized protein LOC107476158, with product MMGLNNLGTAVTVVIAVTLTALMVEILYFLWRRRRSYRPRSRVEPQEHSLPTSSPPSSSFIAERERELELEFELEQQVMKYQCHYGISRVLFTIKEEEEREGFDSESGECSAVKTVSLTEVVVVVDDGGNGDLLVNETTPFSTPCASPPYFTPHSSPFHDYYYNNNVANNG from the exons ATGATGGGCCTAAACAACTTAGGAACCGCCGTTACCGTTGTCATCGCCGTCACACTAACCGCCCTCATGGTAGAGATCCTCTACTTCTTGTGGCGCCGCCGCCGTAGCTACCGCCCCCGCTCCCGTGTGGAGCCGCAGGAGCATTCCCTCCCAACCTCATCACCACCTTCTTCATCTTTTATTGCCGAAAGAGAACGTGAGCTTGAGCTTGAATTTGAACTCGAACAACAG gTGATGAAGTACCAGTGTCACTATGGAATTTCAAGGGTGCTGTTCACaataaaggaagaagaagagagagaaggctTTGATTCTGAGAGTGGAGAGTGCAGTGCCGTCAAAACGGTGTCGTTGActgaggtggtggtggtggtagacGACGGTGGTAATGGTGACTTGTTAGTGAATGAAACGACACCGTTTTCAACACCTTGTGCTTCCCCTCCTTATTTCACACCACATTCTTCACCGTTTcatgattattattataataataatgttgCCAACAATGGATGA